A stretch of DNA from Methanogenium sp. S4BF:
ACGTCACAGCAGGAGACAAAGGTATATGATCAATCGTCGATGGCGGACCTTGCCGCGTATGTGCAGGATGCAGCGGGCTACGTCCAGACAGCAGGAAAAGAAATCGCTCTCACGGCGTTTGACGCACCTGACGGTTCGTTCATCCTTGGTGACTGGTATATCTACGCCTATGATTATGACGGAATCCTGCAGGCCCACCCCTATGAACAGGATGCTGTCGGGACATACCGCGGTAACTGGACGGATGTTCGCGGCCTGCCGGTGATTGAAATTGCACAGGAGACGGCCGCAAACGGCGGCGGATATATTGCGTACCTCTATCCTGCCCCGGAGGGCGGCGTCATCAATGAGTCGGCCACAGAGACGTATGAGCCAAAGATTGGCTACGCCTACCCTGCAGGTGACGACCTATGGCTGGGGTCAGGGATGTACTTCGGTGACACAGCAGCAGGTGAAGACCGGTATCCGGCTGCCATCACCGGGATGATCGCCCTTGTCGAGGATGGTGCACTCTATGCAGAGACTGAGGGGTCAGATGAGGCACTCGCCGCGATCGGCAACGTCTCCGGGCCGTTTGTGGATGCAGAGGGACATTACCTGTACGCCTATGACTACAACAGCACCCTTGTTGCCCATCCGTACCTCGGTGAACGCGTGGGAGATAATCTGATGGAGAAGGAAGGGCCCTTCGGGATGAAGATGATCCGTGCCCTCTCGGAGACTGCAGCAGAAGGTGGCGGTTTTGTCGTCTTTGTCTGGCCCAACCCCGACAACGGCAATCTCGAGGAGCTCAAGATTGGGTATGTGCTGCCGGTGAATGATGAATGGTGGGTAGGCTCGGGCACCTATCTGAGCGAGATCACGGGTGTTGATTCTGCCCTCGTTGTCCGGTGATGTAACGGGTACACATATCTTTTTTCTGACCCGGTGTGCTTCACCGGTAATCGGAATTATTCCATTGTTTCAAAACCCTTATCCATCTGAACGAACAAACTATAGAGGCTGGAGGGCTCGTGGTCTAGCTGGTTATGACGTCGCCTTCACACGGCGGAGGTCCTGAGTTCGAATCTCAGCGGGCCCATTTCCGTTTTTGTTTGACTTTTCGCTGAAAGATGTGGATATAATTATTCACCCTTTATTTCAGATCAGTTCATACTCACTCAGACTGCACCACGCGAGGGGTTATTCTCTGGAAAACAATGACGCCTGATGTTTGATTTTCATTTGCATCCCGAATGGGACGCATGTCAATGATTTGCACAGACTCTTCCCGCCGGTGAGCACCGTAACGTATAACTGGCAGATCATCTTATGGTGACTGATTCCCCGGAAGCGGAATATCGTGATGAAAGGAGTCGATGAGGATGCACGAGTGTTTTACCCGACAACATCGCCTGCTCGGCACTGCCGCAGCCTGGGTCGTATTCTTCCTCATGATCGCATACGCTGTTACGCTGGTCCTTGGTATGCTCTCTCTCTCGGTTCGCCGGATGATCCGATCGGTGATCCTTATTTCTCTCTGTTGGAAATTTTCATCATTTTGATGGCACCGGCGATGGTCGTTGTCATGGTCGCGGTCCACGCCTACGCCACTTCCAATGCAAAGGCATATAGTTGTACAGCGCTTGCATGCATGATTGTGGTAGCGACGATAACCTCCAGCCTCCACTTCGTTATTCTTACGGTAAGCCGCGACATCGAGGCTGCCGGGTTCCCGTATGCTTCACTTCTCTTCTCCTTCGAATGGCCGTCTGTTGTATATGCATTGGATATACTTGCATGGGACGTTTTCTTTGCCCTCTCAATGCTCTTTGCTGCATCCGTATTCAGGAGAGATCGACTGGAAACAGTGGTCCGAACCCTTATGATCGCCAGCGGAGTACTGAGCCTCGCAGGGCTCATCGGTGTACCGCTTGCAGACATGAGTATCCGGAATATTGGCATTCTGGGCTACGTTGGAGTTAGTCTGGTGGTGTTTCCCCTGCTGGGTATCATCTTCTGGCGAACCCGTGAGGAACCGGAATGAGATGAGAGTAGGTAAGTCCTGCCCACAGTTGACATCTGCGGCTACAGATGTGATGGCTCCGGCTCTATGTGATTCCGGGAGTGGCTCGTAAAATTTCATACGTTCTTACTTCACCATTTCCCGCGAAACGGGATAAAAACCCTGGATTATGGTCGCTGCGTCTGCAGCTCACCCGTCCGGAAAGATATTCTTCCCTTTCTCCGTGTATTCGAGAACACCGATGGTTTTCAGGAAATTGACTTCGCTGTCGACCTCCCATCCCTCGACGAGTTGTCCGTTTGCGATGCGCCAGATGAAGATCATCATCATCGTCACCGTCTTCCCGGTGGGTGGGAGCGATACGCCATAGAGATTCCATTCACCGGTATGGGTCCCCGTGGCCTTCACGCATACCCACACCTTATCTCCTTCGGCAATCATGTCCACAATATCTTCATGCCAGTCGGGGAACCCATTGAATGCGATTTTAAAGAGCGTTTTGAAGGATTCACGCCCTTCCTGCTGATGGGTGTGGTCAATATAGTCGGGTGCCACCAGTTCGTCGAAGAGCTCCATGTTTCGCGCATTGTAGGCATCAATAAACCGACGGACAAGCAATTTGTTATCTTCCCGTGACATTGGGCATCACCCTTCGATGCATCATTGTACTATTTAGGCGTTATTGGCGCTGGTATGGAAGGTATTCCGGATCGCAGTACAGACATGATTCCTGTGATATGCATCAGGCGGGCATTCAGATACACTGTATTCTATTCTCCCGCCTCTTTGTGAGTGCGGTCTCGATCACCGCATAGAGCTGTTTGTGGGTGAACGGCGTTGTGAGAAAACCTTCATAGAGCGTGCCGAATTCTGCCACAATGTCTGCCGTTTCCTGATGTGCGGAGTACATAATCACCGGAATATCCATCGCCCCGGGGTTTGCCTTAATCCGTTCAAGGGTGTCCCGGCCGT
This window harbors:
- a CDS encoding ester cyclase, with the protein product MSREDNKLLVRRFIDAYNARNMELFDELVAPDYIDHTHQQEGRESFKTLFKIAFNGFPDWHEDIVDMIAEGDKVWVCVKATGTHTGEWNLYGVSLPPTGKTVTMMMIFIWRIANGQLVEGWEVDSEVNFLKTIGVLEYTEKGKNIFPDG
- a CDS encoding cache domain-containing protein gives rise to the protein MQKQVCMGIVCLCVLGAIACAGCTSQQETKVYDQSSMADLAAYVQDAAGYVQTAGKEIALTAFDAPDGSFILGDWYIYAYDYDGILQAHPYEQDAVGTYRGNWTDVRGLPVIEIAQETAANGGGYIAYLYPAPEGGVINESATETYEPKIGYAYPAGDDLWLGSGMYFGDTAAGEDRYPAAITGMIALVEDGALYAETEGSDEALAAIGNVSGPFVDAEGHYLYAYDYNSTLVAHPYLGERVGDNLMEKEGPFGMKMIRALSETAAEGGGFVVFVWPNPDNGNLEELKIGYVLPVNDEWWVGSGTYLSEITGVDSALVVR